CAAACATTCATTTGTAAAGTTCTTAGAGTCGACTGAAACAGCTAATACGAcaccacaaacaaaaagaacttGACTCATATGTGCGACTTGTTAAAAATGTGCTAATGAAATGCAGTCCAACGTCACTATTGTATATCCACCGTTTCTACGCTCTACATCCAGTCAGGCAGAAAGCGCATTGTCGCTTAAAAAAAGCTCGTCATTGACAAAAGGCACATTGAAATTCacattgattttctttctttttttttaaacgcgaaTGCTGACTGTACAACTACCGAACGTCAAAACGTGATCCACACATAGTACAATCAAATCAGCCACAAAAATGTACAGCTACAAAAACGTGACAAATATTTACATAGGAGAGCGCAAAGTGAtagaacaaaaaacacttttcctgtgaaaagttttttttttttcctccaaagcaCAAAGAGGGAGGAAAGAAATTGGCAAATTTGTTGCTGGTCTTGATGAGTGGATTTCTCAGCCCTGGTGCTTTTGATCAAATACGATGGTCCAGATTCACAGAGATTGCGACGGTGACTAAAATTAAACATTCGTGGCATTGGGTTAATTCTCCAACCAAATGAGTTTTAAGTCATTCATAAGGTTCTAAAGGTTGATTgtactggagacaaattttGGTGTCatttctatctttaaaaaaaaaggagaaaattttACAGATAAATATAGTTGAAAAATCAAAtaggggaaaatgaaaaaaaaatgataacatcTTGCTCTTCTGCATAATAAAAATGGCTAAAATTACTGTCAAATATTGGataagaaataaacatttattttgtattgagAAGGTCCTTATTTTCTTTAGTTGAGATCACTGGCGTCAAACTCAGACCAGGGGGCCAGATGTGTCCTACCATATCCTTTCATGTAACCCACGCAAGTAAATCTGTTGAAAAAGTAAATCATGTGCATCTTCATTTTGTTCTTCTGGACCAAAATTCCcaattgtcttcacttttaataatggcagatgttttttaaaaaaataaaaaaatactgaccTGGACAGGTGAATACGTTTGGACCATTTTCAATATAAAACAAGTCAATGTATGAAAACTGGGATATTTTGTGGAGAATAGATGTCAACAACTGAATACATATGAAACCCGAGGTTCCATAGTATGATAAAGTGAAGATAGATTTGTTTTATAGTATTTAGATTTTCCACATTCATGCTGGCCTTCTAAGATAAAACCTCACAACAATGTGCCTCGTAATAAAAATGAGATTGACAACTTCTGGTTTTGAGTCATCATGTTGGACAAACCATGTTGGATTTGCTGGCTGTGGACTCATGTCAGAGTCAATGAAGATAAGCATGTTAACCTATTGCAACGTTTCCTCAAGTTAAGAAAAGCGTGTCAAGTCGATTTCAAGGTTGTATGAAAAACTTTGGACATAAGTTCAAAACTACGTGGGTTTAAATTTGTGTTTGTGCTTTGCCAAACAGCGACAAGGGAAGACAAGAAGAAAGATAAGAAGGGGCAATGTACAGTAAAATTGCCTGcaaaagaaattgccaagtccCATCGGCATGGAAAGAAGTTGTGAAATAAAAGAGCGCACAAGCTTATAAAAGGAGATCCTTGGACAACAGCCGGGATCTTGTGCCGCTTTCCGGATCGCTCGGCAGATGACGGACGTGGGACcaaatgtttgtctttggtCTCTCTGAGTTGGTCAGATGACCTCCCTGCTGTTACGCACAGCACAGCAGAGCACCATACTGAAGATCATTCCGATGATCTGGAAGAGGAAAAtgcagcgtttaaaaaaaaaaaaaaaaagtagtcaaaTCAATTGGGAGCACGACTTTTGGTAACGGTACTCGAAGGCTAACACACCATGACGCCAGCGATGCCGATGCCAACGTAGCCAATGATGAAAAGTTTACTGTTGAAGAAATCCTTTACACCCGTCTCACAGTCCTGGATGAtgtagaaaagaaataaaatgtcttcCTGTCATGTGGATGTCAAATACAAATATGGCatggtacaatttttttttctttttaaagagcAGAAACTTACCTTTGTACCTGGTTCTTGACCCGAACAGTTGTTCGCTAACGTTCCACAACAGTTCAGCTGAAAGTGTTTACAAAACGTTTTATAACATACCAAAGGTGGAGAGACATGACAGCAAAATTCTTGTTTTTATGATGCTGACATAATTTGTCAGTCTTTATTCAAATAAAAGCCGAAAATGTCATTCAAAGGTAAATAATAGTTgcccctattattattattatcattacttcttcattgatttattatttgttattttttgacaaatagGGCCTCTTCCTAAGACTAATTGATGTCATTGATTTAAAAAGGACTGTAAATTCTCTGTATGAATATTTCCAACTTACTACTTTCTGGTATGAGATGACCAACGTGCtgttattattttcattgtaggttgtGGCATAGAAGTTTTGAACGTCTTCGATTATCTGTAAAACAAATCGTAAACAAGTGATCTTTTGGCACATGCAGATAATAAGCGAGCCGGGCTTGGAGATGATGATTGTACCTTGTCTTTGTTCAAAAATCCAAACACGCCTGCTGCCACCTCAGCTCCAAAGATGATCAACAGACATGCAAAAAACTGCACGAGATTCAAAGATACACACAGACAATAGAATAATGAGGAAATCTTGGTATCAATTGATTGAAGCTCCGATGTCTACATTTGGACTCACCGAAGCCAGCAGACATTGAGATTCTCGAACGGCTCCACAGCAGCCAAAGAAACCCACCAGCATCACCAGACTGCCAGCTCCTATCAGGATGTACACGCCTGCGAGAACAGGGAAAACCAACTTAATTTCTGGATGAGTTCATTTCGATTAAATGCCCCATTATCCTTGAAGATTTGATACCCACAACTATATTCTGACTTGATGttgtttttacaatttaaattaTTGTCAAATTTTGTGA
This DNA window, taken from Syngnathoides biaculeatus isolate LvHL_M chromosome 2, ASM1980259v1, whole genome shotgun sequence, encodes the following:
- the LOC133496764 gene encoding tetraspanin-2-like; the protein is MGKVEGGMKCVKYLLFLFNFLFWLMGSFVLAVGLWLRFDPETVSLLNGDKAPDTYFIGVYILIGAGSLVMLVGFFGCCGAVRESQCLLASFFACLLIIFGAEVAAGVFGFLNKDKIIEDVQNFYATTYNENNNSTLVISYQKVLNCCGTLANNCSGQEPGTKDCETGVKDFFNSKLFIIGYVGIGIAGVMIIGMIFSMVLCCAVRNSREVI